The uncultured Hyphomonas sp. genome includes a region encoding these proteins:
- a CDS encoding lytic murein transglycosylase — MARYAIARSHIAGAAILAGLLVSCAHSPQASPGTPSSPPPAPSQPAPSPSPGTGPISYKSTGNSDMDAWRDDFSARAIASGHDRAVVKSMLEDIKPLDLYLGSSFQTAAVGIGDQAEFAKPIWDYLKVPLGNSRVSNGASHLHNEAELFAAVEAKYGVDAEYIAAIWGMESSFGAVIGNFDGPNTLANMAVEGRRKSFAERELLTLMKIVERGDAHRDDLIAGWAGAMGQTQFMPSTYYAYAEDFDGDGEKDVWKNEGDALASAANYLKSSGWSPGQPWGIEVIVPTGFDFSLADGNDRRMETWRSHGIIPIRGGDFETGGADYAELWLPAGATGPKYLIFNNFKVFKKYNNADSYALAVGLSGDAFTGKKVPVAVWPTEIEPLTVAEIKILQANLNSRGFDAGVVDGIPGRKTRTALQGFQKTQGVVADGYPTKQMLALVNGQVAGTASTN, encoded by the coding sequence GTGGCACGCTACGCGATCGCGCGCTCGCATATCGCCGGTGCGGCAATTCTTGCCGGCCTTCTGGTCTCCTGCGCCCACAGCCCGCAGGCGTCTCCCGGCACGCCGTCCTCTCCACCCCCTGCTCCCAGCCAGCCCGCGCCCTCACCTTCTCCGGGCACAGGGCCGATCAGCTACAAATCCACTGGAAACAGTGACATGGACGCCTGGCGGGACGATTTTTCGGCCCGCGCCATTGCCTCCGGGCATGACCGGGCGGTCGTCAAATCGATGCTGGAAGACATCAAGCCGCTGGACCTTTACCTCGGGTCTTCCTTCCAGACGGCAGCCGTCGGCATCGGTGACCAGGCAGAGTTTGCAAAGCCGATCTGGGACTATCTGAAAGTGCCGCTGGGCAACAGCCGCGTCTCGAATGGCGCCTCCCACCTTCACAACGAAGCCGAACTGTTCGCTGCCGTCGAAGCGAAATACGGCGTCGATGCCGAATACATCGCGGCCATCTGGGGCATGGAATCCTCCTTCGGGGCCGTCATCGGCAATTTCGACGGGCCGAACACGCTGGCAAACATGGCTGTCGAAGGCCGCCGCAAGAGTTTTGCCGAGCGCGAATTGCTGACGCTGATGAAGATCGTCGAGCGCGGCGATGCCCACCGGGATGACCTGATCGCCGGCTGGGCCGGGGCCATGGGGCAGACCCAGTTCATGCCGTCGACCTACTACGCCTATGCCGAGGATTTCGACGGCGACGGTGAAAAGGACGTCTGGAAGAATGAAGGCGACGCCCTCGCCTCGGCTGCCAACTATCTGAAATCCTCCGGCTGGTCGCCCGGCCAGCCCTGGGGCATCGAAGTGATCGTGCCCACCGGCTTCGACTTCTCGCTGGCCGACGGAAACGACCGCCGGATGGAGACCTGGCGCAGCCATGGCATCATCCCGATCCGCGGCGGTGATTTCGAGACCGGCGGCGCGGACTATGCCGAGCTGTGGCTGCCGGCAGGCGCGACTGGGCCGAAATACCTGATCTTCAACAATTTCAAGGTATTCAAGAAGTACAACAATGCCGACTCCTACGCGCTCGCCGTCGGGCTGTCGGGGGATGCGTTCACCGGCAAGAAAGTGCCGGTCGCCGTCTGGCCGACGGAGATCGAGCCGCTGACCGTGGCCGAGATCAAGATCCTGCAGGCCAACCTCAATTCCCGCGGCTTCGATGCGGGGGTCGTGGATGGTATTCCAGGCCGCAAGACACGCACCGCGCTGCAGGGGTTCCAGAAGACGCAAGGCGTGGTGGCGGACGGTTATCCGACCAAGCAGATGCTGGCGCTGGTGAACGGGCAAGTGGCCGGCACGGCCTCGACCAACTAG
- the ykgO gene encoding type B 50S ribosomal protein L36 produces the protein MKVRSSLKSLKSRHRDCKVVRRKGKVYVINKTDPRFKAKQG, from the coding sequence ATGAAAGTCCGTTCGTCTCTCAAATCGCTCAAGTCGCGTCACCGCGATTGCAAGGTCGTGCGCCGCAAGGGCAAGGTCTATGTGATCAACAAGACCGATCCCCGCTTCAAAGCAAAGCAAGGCTGA
- a CDS encoding HAD family phosphatase, whose product MTARIALFDLGRVVLDWEPARLYSRLLPDAEERERFLSEICTMAWHTRHDAGVSFADNAPPLIAQYPHYEAEIRAWGGCWMEMFGGYIDGTPALIDRLEERGVPLYALSNMPSETWPLMLEHFPLVNRFRHTVVSGDIGLVKPDPAIFAHTLEKLGGPAPDEVFFIDDSEKNIIAADALGFRTHLFRSAAGLETALKAESLL is encoded by the coding sequence ATGACCGCTCGCATTGCCCTCTTCGATCTTGGACGGGTCGTGCTCGACTGGGAGCCGGCCCGTTTGTATTCTCGCCTCCTGCCTGACGCGGAAGAGCGCGAGCGATTTCTCTCTGAAATCTGTACAATGGCCTGGCACACCCGCCACGATGCGGGCGTGAGCTTTGCCGACAATGCGCCGCCGCTGATCGCGCAATATCCTCACTATGAAGCCGAGATCCGGGCCTGGGGCGGGTGCTGGATGGAAATGTTCGGCGGCTATATCGATGGCACGCCAGCCCTGATCGATCGCCTCGAAGAACGCGGCGTACCGCTCTACGCCCTTTCCAACATGCCATCCGAGACCTGGCCGCTGATGCTGGAACATTTCCCGCTGGTGAACCGCTTCCGCCATACGGTCGTTTCCGGCGATATCGGCCTCGTGAAGCCGGACCCGGCGATCTTCGCGCACACGCTGGAGAAACTGGGCGGCCCGGCGCCGGATGAAGTGTTTTTCATCGATGACAGCGAGAAGAACATCATCGCCGCCGACGCGCTGGGGTTCCGCACCCATCTCTTCCGCTCTGCTGCGGGGCTTGAGACGGCCCTCAAGGCAGAAAGCCTTCTCTGA
- a CDS encoding tetratricopeptide repeat protein, giving the protein MLRALLLALAFVTAGLPALAVPTDEMFEKLKNAPSESEANDAAQDIWASWMESGSATVDMIMERGVEAQMVGDTDTARSFYDRAIMIKPDNPQAWFRRAGIFLAEENFPEALRDLNETLKLEPRHFGAWSGLGSMFEAMGANDQALEAWREALAVYPYMRDALQAEKRLAKLAEGQGL; this is encoded by the coding sequence ATGCTGAGAGCCCTCCTCCTTGCCCTTGCTTTTGTGACCGCCGGTCTGCCTGCGCTGGCCGTGCCGACGGACGAGATGTTCGAGAAACTCAAGAACGCGCCCAGCGAAAGCGAGGCGAACGATGCTGCGCAGGACATCTGGGCCTCCTGGATGGAATCGGGTTCGGCCACGGTCGACATGATCATGGAACGGGGTGTCGAGGCGCAGATGGTCGGTGACACCGATACCGCGCGGTCCTTTTACGACCGTGCCATCATGATCAAGCCGGACAATCCGCAGGCCTGGTTCCGCCGGGCGGGCATCTTCCTCGCCGAAGAGAACTTCCCCGAAGCCCTGCGCGACCTGAACGAGACGCTGAAACTCGAGCCGCGCCATTTCGGGGCCTGGTCGGGGCTTGGTTCCATGTTCGAGGCGATGGGCGCGAATGATCAGGCACTGGAAGCCTGGCGTGAGGCGCTGGCGGTTTATCCTTACATGCGGGACGCGCTGCAGGCGGAAAAACGTCTCGCCAAGCTTGCCGAAGGGCAGGGGCTCTGA
- a CDS encoding alpha/beta hydrolase, translating into MLTATAITLAGLGAAVGLSSGAYTSRIHKTHPASGRRVEVGGYGVHVLEAGKAGPPVLMIHGASANAREFTWTLAPPLDQDFRVLMADRPGHGHSRRPPGAETLAVQAAQMAGVLEKLAPDEPAVIVGHSFGGAVALRLALDRPELVKGLVLLAPVTHDWGGEGQAWYNRFAASRLIGPAFSQVVPLVGPSQVGAGIGGVFDPSPAPEDYFEKSGIGLLFRPASFRANARDVRVLDRELAAQSKRYGELAMPITVFSGSKDTVITPAKHTARLKKQADIDLRILPEEGHMPHHNHGQDVADAIRRLASLPGSR; encoded by the coding sequence TTGCTGACGGCAACGGCCATCACGCTGGCAGGCCTTGGCGCCGCCGTCGGGCTTTCTTCCGGCGCTTACACGTCCCGCATCCACAAGACGCATCCGGCCTCGGGGCGGCGGGTCGAGGTCGGCGGTTATGGGGTCCATGTGCTGGAGGCCGGCAAGGCGGGCCCGCCGGTGCTGATGATCCATGGCGCGAGCGCCAATGCCCGCGAGTTCACCTGGACGCTGGCGCCCCCGCTGGACCAGGATTTCCGTGTGCTGATGGCAGACCGGCCCGGGCATGGCCATTCCCGCCGCCCGCCGGGGGCCGAGACGCTGGCCGTGCAGGCCGCGCAGATGGCGGGGGTGCTGGAGAAGCTTGCGCCGGACGAGCCGGCGGTCATCGTCGGCCATTCCTTTGGCGGCGCGGTGGCGCTGCGCCTCGCGCTCGACCGGCCGGAGCTGGTGAAAGGCCTCGTCCTGCTGGCACCGGTGACGCATGACTGGGGCGGCGAGGGCCAAGCCTGGTACAATCGCTTTGCGGCTTCGCGCCTGATCGGTCCGGCCTTCAGCCAGGTCGTGCCGCTGGTCGGGCCTTCACAGGTGGGGGCTGGCATTGGCGGCGTGTTCGACCCGTCACCCGCGCCGGAGGATTATTTCGAGAAGTCCGGTATCGGTCTCCTGTTCCGCCCGGCGTCCTTCCGCGCCAATGCCCGCGATGTGCGGGTGCTGGACCGGGAACTGGCCGCCCAGTCGAAACGCTATGGCGAGCTTGCCATGCCCATCACGGTCTTCTCCGGCAGCAAGGACACAGTGATCACGCCCGCGAAACACACCGCCCGGCTGAAGAAGCAGGCTGATATTGATCTGCGTATCCTGCCGGAAGAAGGCCACATGCCCCACCACAATCACGGGCAAGACGTCGCCGATGCCATCCGGCGTCTGGCCAGCTTGCCCGGGAGCCGCTAA
- a CDS encoding DUF2312 domain-containing protein — MDDAPIENLTEASREKLRQTVAKIERLEEEKKEVAEQIKEIYAEAKAFGFDTKALRQVVRLRKIDKSDREEQEMMLETYLIALGEA, encoded by the coding sequence ATGGACGACGCCCCGATCGAGAACCTCACCGAAGCCAGCCGCGAGAAACTGCGCCAGACGGTTGCCAAGATCGAGCGCCTGGAAGAAGAAAAGAAAGAGGTCGCCGAGCAGATCAAGGAGATCTATGCCGAGGCCAAGGCGTTCGGCTTCGACACCAAGGCGCTGCGCCAGGTCGTGCGCCTTCGCAAGATCGACAAGTCCGACCGCGAAGAGCAGGAAATGATGCTCGAAACCTATCTCATAGCCCTCGGCGAAGCCTGA
- a CDS encoding SDR family oxidoreductase, whose protein sequence is MKTVIITGASTGIGAGAARYLAAEGWRVFAGVRKHADSEMLKLKSSGDLRPILLDVTKPEQVAAAVETVSAALEGERLAGLVNNAGIAKMGPLAIQPMEDFRAHFEVNVFGLLTMTQACVPLLGSDPARRGSPGRIVNITSVGGRLSSPFLGAYTATKHAVEAMTDTLRRELVIYGIDAIAIGPGSVKTPIWDKAEADNTEGPYAASDWSDSLKQFEQVMLSGGRSGLTPEEIAGYIETALADEKPKARYAPVPDKLTNWTIPTRLPKRMLDGIFWKRFGLKKP, encoded by the coding sequence ATGAAGACCGTTATCATAACAGGGGCTTCCACCGGCATCGGAGCTGGCGCTGCGCGTTATTTGGCTGCGGAGGGCTGGCGCGTTTTTGCAGGTGTGCGCAAGCATGCCGATAGCGAAATGCTGAAGCTCAAATCTTCTGGCGATTTGCGCCCGATCCTCCTTGATGTGACGAAACCGGAGCAGGTGGCCGCCGCTGTCGAGACCGTCTCCGCCGCGCTGGAAGGTGAGCGCCTCGCCGGGCTCGTCAATAATGCGGGGATTGCCAAGATGGGCCCGCTGGCGATCCAGCCGATGGAGGATTTTCGCGCGCATTTCGAGGTGAACGTGTTCGGCCTGCTCACCATGACGCAGGCCTGCGTGCCGTTGCTCGGGTCCGATCCGGCTCGCAGAGGCTCTCCCGGCCGGATCGTCAACATCACCAGCGTCGGTGGCCGGCTGTCTTCGCCTTTCCTCGGCGCCTATACCGCGACCAAGCATGCGGTTGAGGCCATGACGGACACGCTGCGCCGCGAACTCGTCATCTATGGCATCGATGCGATTGCCATCGGGCCGGGCTCCGTGAAGACGCCGATCTGGGACAAGGCCGAAGCGGACAATACCGAAGGCCCTTATGCCGCCAGCGACTGGAGCGATTCCCTGAAGCAGTTTGAACAGGTCATGCTGTCTGGCGGGCGCTCGGGCCTGACGCCGGAAGAGATCGCCGGATACATTGAAACCGCACTGGCTGACGAAAAGCCGAAGGCGCGTTATGCGCCGGTGCCGGACAAGCTGACCAACTGGACCATTCCGACCCGCCTGCCCAAGCGCATGCTGGACGGTATTTTCTGGAAACGCTTCGGATTGAAAAAACCGTGA
- a CDS encoding SDR family NAD(P)-dependent oxidoreductase: MADLSGKVAVITGAASGIGLAGVETFVEAGAKVIAADIQDEKGRALETRFGTDKVRYIHCDVMDLAELEALMDGAVSAFGKIDVVWNNAGSGGTPATVEELDEEGYDMTMDLLLKQVFFGTKFAVDRMKETGGGSIINTSSISALEAGWAPITYSVAKVGVAHFSRIAAAQVAKHKIRVNAILPGFIATSIFGASLGMSREVADQMAEMLAQQGGAMQPAGRTGQGKDIAEMAAFLASDAAGFITGSQFTVDGGITIGPRHSWDETAGGPVLEALGITPEQAEQMAAAMQAQKA; the protein is encoded by the coding sequence ATGGCGGATCTCAGCGGCAAGGTTGCCGTAATCACGGGCGCAGCAAGCGGCATCGGGCTGGCAGGCGTGGAGACCTTTGTGGAGGCCGGCGCAAAAGTCATCGCCGCCGACATCCAGGACGAAAAGGGCCGCGCACTGGAGACGCGCTTCGGGACGGACAAGGTCCGCTACATCCATTGCGACGTGATGGACCTCGCTGAACTCGAAGCCCTGATGGACGGCGCCGTCAGTGCGTTCGGCAAGATCGATGTGGTCTGGAACAATGCCGGTAGCGGCGGCACGCCGGCGACCGTCGAGGAGCTGGACGAGGAAGGCTATGACATGACGATGGACCTGCTGCTGAAGCAGGTGTTCTTCGGCACGAAATTCGCCGTCGATCGCATGAAGGAGACCGGAGGCGGCTCCATCATCAACACGTCATCGATCAGTGCGCTGGAAGCGGGCTGGGCGCCGATCACCTATTCGGTGGCCAAGGTCGGCGTCGCGCACTTCTCGCGCATCGCGGCGGCGCAGGTTGCCAAACACAAGATCCGCGTGAATGCGATCCTGCCGGGCTTTATCGCCACATCCATCTTCGGTGCATCGCTGGGCATGTCGCGCGAAGTGGCGGACCAGATGGCTGAGATGCTGGCCCAGCAGGGCGGCGCGATGCAGCCGGCCGGCCGCACGGGCCAGGGCAAGGACATCGCCGAGATGGCTGCCTTCCTGGCCTCCGATGCAGCCGGGTTCATCACGGGCAGCCAGTTCACGGTCGATGGCGGTATCACGATTGGGCCGCGCCACTCCTGGGACGAGACGGCTGGCGGGCCGGTGCTCGAGGCGTTGGGCATCACGCCGGAACAGGCTGAGCAGATGGCCGCGGCGATGCAGGCCCAGAAGGCGTAG
- a CDS encoding DMT family transporter — translation MAVSPDQSGISEVSAAEAPRNLEGALWMTASGLVFTVFLTLSKVQSADYDPGFLAFFRSFIALILTLPVILQQGWGIMRIHQPGMVLLRSLFGTLGFIFGFYAVSAQFGLPLSEFNAISFSRAMFITVLAAGLLKETVGWHRWGATLAGFIGVLVMTQPQAGVSLGTLLALAAAFCMAGAITLVKLLSRRHKPVTLLIWANLLSSAMLLPLAIWKMPEAMPSLQDWAMITLMGGCGVAGQYFYIRGMAIGDASFLSPIDYLRLPMAATVDWLLFKALPGPWTWVGTVIIIGATAYITLREQRMRRRARGG, via the coding sequence ATGGCAGTCAGTCCCGATCAATCAGGTATTTCCGAGGTTAGTGCGGCTGAAGCGCCCCGCAACCTGGAAGGTGCACTCTGGATGACGGCGTCCGGCCTCGTCTTCACCGTCTTCCTGACGCTGTCCAAGGTTCAGTCGGCCGATTACGATCCGGGCTTCCTGGCCTTCTTCCGGTCCTTCATCGCCCTGATCCTGACCCTGCCGGTGATCCTGCAGCAGGGCTGGGGCATCATGCGCATCCACCAGCCGGGCATGGTGCTGCTGCGCAGCCTGTTCGGAACGCTGGGATTTATCTTCGGCTTCTATGCCGTCTCGGCCCAATTCGGCCTGCCGCTGTCGGAGTTCAACGCGATCAGCTTTTCGCGCGCCATGTTCATCACGGTGCTGGCGGCGGGGCTGCTGAAGGAGACCGTTGGCTGGCACCGCTGGGGCGCGACACTGGCGGGGTTCATTGGCGTTCTGGTCATGACCCAGCCGCAGGCGGGCGTCAGTCTCGGCACGCTGCTGGCGCTGGCGGCGGCCTTCTGCATGGCGGGGGCGATCACGCTGGTGAAGCTGCTGTCGCGGCGCCACAAGCCGGTGACCCTGCTGATCTGGGCCAACCTGCTGTCCTCCGCGATGCTGTTGCCGCTGGCCATCTGGAAAATGCCGGAAGCGATGCCGTCCCTGCAGGACTGGGCGATGATCACGCTGATGGGTGGCTGCGGTGTGGCCGGGCAGTATTTCTACATCCGGGGCATGGCGATCGGGGACGCCTCGTTCCTGTCGCCGATCGATTACCTGCGCCTGCCCATGGCGGCGACGGTGGACTGGCTTCTGTTCAAGGCCCTGCCGGGACCTTGGACCTGGGTCGGCACGGTGATCATCATCGGCGCAACGGCCTATATCACGCTGCGGGAACAGCGCATGCGGCGGCGCGCAAGGGGCGGCTGA
- a CDS encoding aldehyde reductase, with amino-acid sequence MAKVLVTGATGFIAGHVIHQLLEAGHDVRGTARSVSRETPLNTILSDYAGKPVQIEIVEADLTSDAGWEKAVQGMDYVQHLASPFLAVMPKDHDELIRPARDGALRVLKASKAAGVKRVVMTSSMAAIAYGWGDARPALLTEEHWSNPDNLKDNTAYTRSKTIAEKAAWDYMAGEGAGMELSVINPSAVLGPAMSADVSTSLQIITQLMTGKAPASPRVGFCVVDVRDVADAHVKAMIVPEAAGERFLASGRFMWMSEVADVLREQFPDYSKKLPKGELPDWLLKVLTLVNPPLKAVVPELGRERHCSNEKARRVLGWTPRTEEEAIIESAQTLIDLNVV; translated from the coding sequence ATGGCCAAAGTTCTCGTCACCGGCGCCACCGGCTTTATCGCCGGGCATGTCATCCACCAGCTGCTGGAAGCGGGCCATGACGTGCGGGGTACGGCCCGTTCCGTTTCGCGGGAAACACCCCTGAACACGATTTTGAGCGACTATGCCGGCAAGCCCGTGCAGATCGAGATCGTTGAAGCAGACCTGACCAGCGATGCCGGCTGGGAGAAGGCCGTCCAGGGCATGGACTATGTCCAGCACCTGGCCTCACCCTTTTTGGCGGTGATGCCGAAAGACCATGACGAACTGATCCGCCCGGCGCGTGACGGCGCCCTGCGCGTGCTGAAGGCCTCGAAGGCCGCGGGTGTGAAACGGGTTGTGATGACGTCCTCCATGGCGGCCATTGCCTATGGATGGGGCGACGCCCGACCTGCCTTGTTGACGGAAGAGCATTGGTCCAACCCCGACAATCTCAAGGACAACACGGCCTACACCCGCTCCAAGACGATCGCGGAAAAGGCGGCCTGGGATTACATGGCCGGGGAGGGCGCGGGCATGGAGCTTTCCGTGATCAACCCGTCCGCCGTGCTCGGCCCGGCGATGAGTGCGGACGTGTCCACGTCCCTGCAGATCATTACCCAGCTGATGACGGGCAAGGCGCCTGCGTCTCCGCGGGTCGGTTTCTGCGTCGTCGATGTGCGCGACGTTGCCGATGCGCATGTGAAGGCGATGATCGTGCCGGAAGCGGCCGGTGAGCGCTTCCTGGCGTCCGGCCGGTTCATGTGGATGAGCGAAGTGGCGGACGTGCTGCGCGAACAATTCCCGGACTACAGCAAGAAACTGCCGAAAGGCGAGTTGCCAGACTGGCTGCTGAAAGTCCTGACGCTGGTAAACCCGCCGCTCAAGGCCGTCGTGCCGGAGCTTGGCCGGGAGCGGCATTGTTCCAATGAGAAAGCCCGCCGCGTGCTGGGCTGGACGCCGCGGACCGAAGAAGAAGCGATCATCGAGAGCGCGCAGACCCTGATCGACCTGAACGTGGTCTAG
- a CDS encoding disulfide bond formation protein B — MSFLQSLLKDWKWPVAATVVSALMLAAAHAFETFGKLYPCPLCLRQREVYWALIAMTLTGLALWKLRPTRRFLVALNVLIGLVFGVGVVVALYHSGVEWKIFPPPTGCTGGGEIDLMNMDSLDRPMTVPSCTDAPFYVLGLSMAGWNGVASAILAAASFIAAGATFRGRNEA; from the coding sequence ATGAGCTTCCTTCAAAGTCTACTCAAGGACTGGAAATGGCCGGTCGCCGCGACTGTGGTGTCCGCCCTGATGCTTGCAGCCGCACATGCCTTCGAAACCTTCGGCAAGCTCTATCCCTGCCCGCTCTGCCTGCGCCAGCGCGAGGTCTACTGGGCATTGATCGCCATGACGCTGACCGGGCTCGCCTTGTGGAAATTGCGGCCGACCCGGCGCTTCCTTGTGGCGCTGAACGTGCTGATCGGCCTTGTCTTCGGCGTTGGCGTCGTCGTCGCCCTCTATCATTCCGGCGTCGAATGGAAGATCTTTCCGCCTCCGACCGGCTGTACCGGCGGCGGGGAAATTGATCTCATGAACATGGACTCGCTGGACCGGCCGATGACCGTACCGTCCTGCACCGATGCGCCGTTTTATGTGCTGGGCCTGTCCATGGCGGGATGGAACGGCGTTGCCTCTGCCATCCTTGCCGCCGCCAGCTTCATCGCCGCTGGCGCCACGTTCAGGGGCCGCAACGAGGCCTAG
- a CDS encoding exopolysaccharide biosynthesis protein, with translation MSVTKAETEKTLLQIVEAMAAGAPEDGYTLRETFDHLDESAFGAGLFLLALPCCIPFLYGVPQIVSLPMMALAGQMALGHEQPWLPDALGNRRIDRKGLTAMAEGGRKWLGWIETFSKPRLTTITGPKSERLIGVLLCIFCASILVPLPMTNTVPGFAVALAAFGLINRDGFLVVIGCLLGLTWVSSLLVLGPTAVLAAIHFGKDWLTGLLGS, from the coding sequence ATGAGTGTCACCAAAGCGGAAACCGAAAAAACCCTGCTTCAGATCGTCGAGGCCATGGCCGCCGGCGCGCCGGAAGACGGGTACACGCTACGGGAAACTTTTGACCATCTGGACGAAAGTGCGTTCGGCGCAGGCCTGTTCCTGCTGGCCCTGCCCTGCTGCATTCCCTTCCTCTATGGCGTGCCGCAAATCGTCTCGCTGCCGATGATGGCGCTGGCCGGACAAATGGCGCTGGGCCATGAGCAGCCCTGGCTGCCCGATGCGCTGGGAAATCGCCGGATCGACCGCAAGGGCCTGACCGCCATGGCGGAAGGCGGACGCAAATGGCTGGGCTGGATCGAGACATTCTCGAAGCCCCGGCTGACCACGATCACCGGGCCGAAGTCCGAACGCCTGATCGGTGTCCTGCTGTGTATCTTCTGCGCGTCCATCCTGGTGCCGCTGCCGATGACGAACACGGTCCCGGGCTTTGCCGTGGCGCTGGCGGCTTTCGGATTGATCAACCGGGATGGCTTCCTGGTCGTGATCGGCTGCCTGCTTGGCCTCACCTGGGTGTCGTCCCTGCTGGTGCTTGGGCCCACCGCGGTGCTGGCCGCGATCCATTTCGGCAAGGACTGGCTCACGGGATTGTTAGGCTCGTGA
- a CDS encoding DUF3299 domain-containing protein: protein MKRFLILPALVLISLSPACGEATAPAADAETPAEAKVSTAESEGPQVGDKIGESDAELAAKDSSVAAAAAAALKEQEEIKARGVTEIGWEDLMPEGEEERLQQMYAAQMATLYSIQEGSAADTATQIGSFNTVDTYDGKKIRMPGYTVPFSYDAKAEIREFLLVPYFGACIHAPPPPPNQTIFVRTDDPILLKDLPQAAWIEGTLHAQKQESDLADAAYIIDLTRVEKYEY from the coding sequence ATGAAGCGTTTCCTCATCCTTCCCGCCCTCGTCCTGATCAGCCTGTCACCTGCCTGTGGCGAGGCGACCGCGCCTGCCGCCGATGCCGAAACACCGGCCGAAGCAAAAGTCAGCACGGCAGAATCGGAAGGCCCGCAGGTCGGCGACAAGATTGGCGAAAGCGACGCCGAACTGGCGGCGAAAGACTCCTCTGTCGCTGCTGCAGCGGCTGCGGCCCTGAAAGAACAGGAAGAGATCAAGGCCCGCGGCGTCACCGAGATCGGCTGGGAAGACCTGATGCCGGAAGGTGAGGAAGAGCGCCTTCAGCAGATGTACGCGGCCCAGATGGCCACGCTCTATTCCATCCAGGAAGGCTCAGCCGCCGACACCGCCACGCAGATCGGCTCGTTCAACACGGTCGACACATATGACGGCAAGAAGATCCGCATGCCGGGCTATACCGTGCCATTTTCGTACGATGCCAAGGCCGAGATCCGCGAATTCCTGCTGGTGCCCTATTTCGGCGCATGTATCCACGCCCCGCCGCCGCCGCCGAACCAGACTATTTTCGTGCGCACCGACGATCCGATCCTGCTGAAGGACCTGCCGCAGGCCGCCTGGATCGAAGGCACGCTTCATGCACAGAAACAGGAAAGCGACCTCGCGGACGCTGCCTATATCATCGATCTGACCCGGGTGGAGAAATACGAATACTGA